A window of the Lactuca sativa cultivar Salinas chromosome 5, Lsat_Salinas_v11, whole genome shotgun sequence genome harbors these coding sequences:
- the LOC128126418 gene encoding ribulose bisphosphate carboxylase large chain, producing MSCREGFMSPQTETKASVGFKAGVKDYKLTYYTPEYETKDTDILAAFRVTPQPGVPPEEAGAAVAAESSTGTWTTVWTDGLTSLDRYKGRCYGIEPVPGEENQYIAYVAYPLDLFEEGSVTNMFTSIVGNVFGFKALRALRLEDLRIPTAYVKTFQGPPHGIQVERDKLNKYGRPLLGCTIKPKLGLSAKNYGRAVYECLRGGLDFTKDDENVNSQPFMRWRDRFLFCAEAIFKSQAETGEIKGHYLNATAGTCEEMMKRAIFARELGVPIVMHDYLTGGFTANTSLAHYCRDNGLLLHIHRAMHAVIDRQKNHGIHFRVLAKALRMSGGDHIHSGTVVGKLEGEREITLGFVDLLRDDFIEKDRSRGIYFTQDWVSLPGVLPVASGGIHVWHMPALTEIFGDDSVLQFGGGTLGHPWGNAPGAVANRVALEACVQARNEGRDLATEGNEIIREATKWSPELAAACEVWKEIKFEFQAMDTLDQ from the coding sequence ATGAGTTGTAGGGAGGGATTTATGTCACCACAAACAGAGACTAAAGCAAGTGTTGGATTCAAAGCTGGTGTTAAAGATTATAAATTGACTTATTATACTCCTGAGTATGAAACCAAGGATACTGATATTTTGGCAGCATTTCGAGTAACTCCTCAACCTGGAGTTCCGCCTGAAGAAGCAGGGGCCGCAGTAGCTGCCGAATCTTCTACTGGTACATGGACAACTGTGTGGACCGATGGACTTACGAGCCTTGATCGTTACAAAGGGCGATGCTATGGAATCGAGCCTGTTCCTGGAGAAGAAAATCAATATATTGCTTATGTAGCTTACCCATTAGACCTTTTTGAAGAAGGTTCTGTTACTAACATGTTTACTTCCATTGTAGGTAATGTATTTGGGTTCAAAGCCCTGCGTGCTCTACGTCTGGAAGATTTGCGAATCCCTACTGCGTATGTTAAAACTTTCCAAGGTCCGCCTCACGGCATCCAAGTTGAGAGAGATAAATTGAACAAGTATGGTCGTCCCCTGTTGGGATGTACTATTAAACCTAAATTGGGGTTATCCGCTAAAAACTACGGTAGAGCTGTTTATGAATGTCTTCGTGGTGGCCTTGATTTTACTAAAGATGATGAGAACGTGAACTCCCAACCATTTATGCGTTGGAGAGACCGTTTCTTATTTTGTGCCGAAGCTATTTTTAAATCACAAGCTGAAACAGGTGAAATCAAAGGGCATTACTTGAATGCTACTGCGGGTACATGCGAAGAAATGATGAAAAGGGCTATATTTGCCAGAGAATTGGGAGTTCCTATCGTAATGCATGACTACCTAACAGGGGGATTCACTGCAAATACTAGCTTGGCTCATTATTGCCGAGATAATGGTCTACTTCTTCACATCCACCGCGCAATGCATGCAGTTATTGATAGACAGAAGAATCATGGTATACACTTCCGTGTACTAGCTAAAGCGTTACGTATGTCTGGTGGAGATCATATTCATTCCGGTACCGTAGTAGGTAAACTTGAAGGGGAAAGAGAAATCACTTTGGGCTTTGTTGATTTACTGCGTGATGATTTTATTGAAAAAGATAGAAGTCGCGGTATTTATTTCACCCAAGATTGGGTCTCTCTACCAGGTGTTCTGCCTGTAGCTTCGGGCGGTATTCACGTTTGGCATATGCCTGCTCTGACCGAGATCTTTGGAGATGATTCCGTACTACAGTTCGGTGGAGGAACTTTAGGGCACCCTTGGGGAAATGCACCCGGTGCCGTAGCTAATCGAGTAGCTCTAGAAGCATGTGTACAGGCTCGTAATGAGGGACGCGATCTTGCTACTGAGGGTAATGAAATTATCCGTGAGGCTACCAAATGGAGTCCTGAACTAGCTGCTGCTTGTGAAGTATGGAAGGAGATTAAATTTGAGTTTCAGGCAATGGATACTTTGGATCAATAA
- the LOC128126419 gene encoding NAD(P)H-quinone oxidoreductase subunit K, chloroplastic-like: MNSIEFPLFDRTTQNSVISTTLNDLSNWSRLSSLWPLLYGTSCCFIEFASLIGSRFDFDRYGLVPRSSPRQADLILTAETVTMKMAPSLVRLYEQMPEPKYLIAMGACTITGGMSSTDSYSTVRGVDKLIPVDVYLPGCPPKPEAIIDAITKLRKKISREIYPDRTMSQRENRCFTTNHKFQVGHSIHTGNYDQGFLYQPTSTSEIPPETFFKYKSSVSSPELVN, translated from the coding sequence ATGAATTCCATTGAGTTTCCCTTATTTGATCGAACAACCCAAAATTCAGTTATTTCAACTACATTAAATGATCTTTCAAATTGGTCAAGACTCTCTAGTTTATGGCCGCTTCTCTATGGTACCAGTTGTTGCTTCATTGAATTTGCTTCACTAATAGGCTCACGATTCGACTTTGATCGTTATGGACTAGTACCAAGGTCGAGTCCTAGACAAGCGGACCTTATTTTAACAGCCGAAACAGTAACAATGAAAATGGCCCCTTCCTTAGTGAGATTATACGAGCAAATGCCTGAACCAAAATATCTTATTGCTATGGGAGCATGTACAATTACAGGGGGGATGTCAAGTACCGATTCTTATAGTACTGTTCGTGGAGTCGATAAGCTAATTCCTGTGGATGTATATTTGCCGGGCTGTCCACCTAAACCAGAAGCAATTATAGATGCTATAACAAAACTTCGTAAGAAAATATCTCGAGAAATCTATCCAGATAGAACTATGTCTCAGCGAGAGAATCGTTGTTTTACTACCAATCACAAGTTTCAGGTTGGGCATAGTATTCATACTGGAAATTATGATCAAGGATTCCTTTATCAACCGACATCTACTTCAGAGATTCCTCCTGAAACATTTTTCAAATACAAAAGTTCAGTATCTTCCCCCGAATTAGTAAATTAG
- the LOC128126417 gene encoding ATP synthase subunit beta, chloroplastic-like yields MNMRMNPTTSGSGVTTLDKKTLGRIAQIIGPVLDVAFPPGKMPNIYNALVVKGRDTAGQPINVTCEVQQLLGNNRVRAVAMSATDGLTRGMDVIDTGAPLSVPVGGATLGRIFNVLGEPVDNLGPVDTSTTFPIHRSAPAFIQLDTKLSIFETGIKVVDLLAPYRRGGKIGLFGGAGVGKTVLIMELINNIAKAHGGVSVFGGVGERTREGNDLYMEMKESGVINEKNIPESKVALVYGQMNEPPGARMRVGLTALTMAEYFRDVNEKDVILFIDNIFRFVQAGPEVSALLGRMPSAVGYQPTLSTEMGSLQERITSTKEGSITSIQAVYVPADDLTDPAPATTFAHLDATTVLSRGLAAKGIYPAVDPLDSTSTMLQPRIVGEEHYDTAQEVKQTLQRYKELQDIIAILGLDELSEEDRLTVARARKIERFLSQPFFVAEVFTGSPGKYVGLAETIRGFQLILSGELDGLPEQAFYLVGNIDEATAKAMNLEMESNLKK; encoded by the coding sequence ATGAATATGAGAATGAATCCTACTACTTCTGGTTCTGGGGTTACCACGCTTGACAAAAAGACACTGGGGCGTATCGCCCAAATCATTGGTCCGGTACTAGATGTAGCCTTTCCGCCAGGCAAAATGCCTAATATTTATAACGCTCTGGTAGTTAAGGGTCGAGATACTGCTGGTCAACCAATTAATGTGACTTGTGAGGTACAGCAATTATTAGGAAACAATCGAGTTAGGGCCGTAGCTATGAGTGCTACAGATGGTCTAACGAGAGGGATGGACGTAATTGATACGGGAGCTCCACTAAGTGTTCCGGTCGGTGGAGCGACTCTCGGACGAATTTTCAACGTGCTTGGCGAGCCTGTTGATAATTTAGGTCCTGTAGATACTAGTACAACATTTCCTATTCATAGATCTGCGCCTGCCTTTATACAGTTAGATACAAAATTATCTATTTTTGAAACCGGAATTAAAGTAGTAGATCTTTTAGCCCCTTATCGCCGTGGAGGAAAAATCGGACTATTCGGGGGAGCTGGCGTGGGTAAAACAGTACTCATTATGGAATTGATTAACAATATTGCCAAAGCTCACGGAGGCGTATCTGTATTTGGCGGAGTCGGTGAACGGACTCGTGAAGGAAATGATCTTTACATGGAAATGAAAGAATCTGGAgtaattaatgaaaaaaatattcCAGAATCAAAAGTAGCTCTAGTTTACGGTCAGATGAATGAACCGCCAGGAGCTCGTATGAGAGTTGGTTTGACTGCCCTAACTATGGCGGAATATTTCCGAgatgttaatgaaaaagatgTAATTTTATTTATTGACAATATCTTCCGTTTTGTCCAAGCAGGACCTGAAGTATCCGCCTTGTTGGGTAGAATGCCTTCCGCTGTGGGTTATCAACCTACCCTTAGTACCGAAATGGGTTCTTTACAAGAAAGAATTACTTCTACCAAAGAAGGGTCCATAACTTCTATTCAAGCTGTTTATGTACCTGCAGATGATTTGACCGACCCTGCTCCTGCTACGACATTTGCACATTTAGATGCTACTACCGTACTATCAAGGGGATTAGCTGCCAAAGGTATCTATCCAGCAGTAGATCCTTTAGATTCAACGTCAACTATGCTACAACCCCGGATCGTTGGTGAAGAACATTATGACACTGCACAAGAGGTTAAGCAAACTTTACAACGTTACAAAGAACTTCAAGATATTATAGCTATTCTTGGATTGGACGAATTATCCGAAGAGGATCGTTTAACCGTAGCAAGAGCGCGAAAAATTGAGCGTTTCTTATCACAACCTTTTTTTGTAGCAGAAGTATTTACGGGTTCTCCGGGAAAATATGTTGGTTTAGCAGAAACAATTAGAGGCTTTCAATTAATCCTTTCCGGAGAATTAGATGGTCTTCCTGAACAGGCTTTTTATTTGGTAGGTAACATCGATGAAGCTACGGCGAAGGCTATGAACTTAGAAATGGAGAGCAATTTGAAGAAATGA